Genomic DNA from Comamonas antarctica:
CTCGATCAGCCCGGCGCGGTTGAAGTTGCCCTGCAGCACCGAGACCGGGCCCTGGTGCACCGCGACTTCCTCGAGCTCCAGCGGCACGACCACGTTCAAGTCGAAGTAGCCATCGGCATGCGACATGGCCTCGTTGAGCGAGATGCCATCCAGCGTGGCCGCGATGTCGCCGCCATGCCCGCCGCCGCCGAAACCGCGCAGCACCACGCTGTTGGCGACGCCGCTGAGCTGGTAGTCGTTGACATGCATGCCCGGCACCTGGCGCCACAAGGCCTCGACTTCGGAGACCGCCGCGGCCTGGATGTCCTCGCGGCCCAGCGTGGGCACCGAGTAGGCGGCGCGGCTGGTTTCAAGCGCCTGGCCCTTGACGGTGATGGCGTCGAGTTCCTGCGCTGCAGCGGCCAGGGGCAGGCAGAGAACGAAGGCGCAAGTGAGCCGCGCGCGGCGGCAGGGCGGGAAGGCGGTAGGAAAGGGCATGTATGAACTTTTGAGCAAACTTCATACCAGCCAATGCGCCCGCCGGACGCACCGTTGCAGTGCGGGCGCACGCGCGCGGTGCGCGCGCCGGCCTCAGGCGTGTCGATGCTGGTGCGTATCGGCTGCGTCGCTGCCCATGACGACGTTCAGTTGCCCATGGTGCACGCCGCGCTCCGCCATCAACTGGTTGGCGAACTGGCGCACCTGCTCGGCCGGTCCCTTGAGCATCACCGTCTCCAGGCAGCGCGAGTGGTCGAGGTGCACATGGGTCGTGGCAATGGTCAGGTGGTGGTGCGCATGCTGGAGCCGCGCCAGGCGCTCGGACAGCTCGCGCTCGTGGTGGTCGTAGACATACGACAGATTGGCCACGCAGGGACCCATGGCCTGCGCCGCCTCGCGTTGCTGCCCCAGGTGCGTGAGCAGCAGGTCGCGGATGGCCTCGGAGCGATTGCTGTGGCCCGTGCGCGCCATGTAGGCGTCGAATTCCTGGGCCAGGCGGTCTTGCAGGGAAATGGTGAAGCGTTGCATGGCGGCAATGCTAGCGACGATCGTGCCGGACACCGATGCGGGAAAAACCGATTTTGCTTACTCGGTTTCGTTCGTTGCGCGCGCCCGGGCGGCGCTCCTATGCTGGCGGACGCAGCCGATTTGCGTTTTCCAAGGCACCCCTTTCCCATGAATCTTCTCAAAGCCGGCCGGGTTCTGCGGCGCACCTTATGGCAGGCCGTGCCGACCGTGATTGGCGTGGTCATCCTCAATTTCTGCCTGCTGCAACTGGTGCCCGGCGATGCGGCCGATGTCATTGCCGCCGAATCGGGCTCGGCCACGGCCGAGTCCATGGCGCAGCTGCGCAGCCATTTCGGCCTGGACCTGCCGGTGCTCGAGCAACTGGGCGCCTACCTCGACAACCTCGCGCATTTCAGCCTCGGCACCTCGCCGCGCTACAACCTGCCCGTCACCGAACTGATTGCCTCGCGGCTGCCCAATACCTTGCTGCTGATGCTGGCCGCGCTGGGCACGGCGCTGGTGGCGGGCGTGCTGCTGGGCAGCCTGATGGCGAGCCGCGTCGGGCGCTGGCCGGACCGCGTGCTGTCGGTGCTGGCGCTGCTGCTGTATTCGACGCCCAGCTTCTGGCTCGGCCTGATGGCGGTGGTGCTGTTCTCGGTGCACCTGGGATGGCTGCCCACGGGCGGCAGCGCCAGCATCGGCGTGCAGATGACGGGCTGGGACAGCCTGGTCGACCGCCTGCGCCACCTGGTGCTGCCGGCGCTGGCCATGTCGGGCTTCTATGTCGCGATCTTCGCGCGGCTCACGCGCGCCTCGATGCTCGAAGTCAGCCGCCAGGACTTCGTGCGCACCGCGATGGCCAAGGGCTTGCATCCGCTGCGCGTCACTTTGGGCCATGTGCTGCGCAATGCGCTGATTCCCGTGACCACGGTGGCGGGCATGCACTTCGGCACGCTGCTGGGCGGCGCGGTGGTGGTCGAGACGGTGTTCAGCTGGCCCGGCCTGGGCCGGCTGGCCTTCGAGTCGGTGATGGCGCGCGACTACACCGTGCTGCTGGGCATCCTGCTGCTGTCCTCGCTGCTGGTGATCCTGGCCAACATGCTGGTCGATCTGCTGCATGCCTGGCTCGACCCGCGCATCCAGCTGCGCTGAATTCATTCGAGAACCCTTCCATGTCCACTCCCTTTCCCGTGACCGACGCGCGCCCCGCGCCGGCGCTGCCCACGCTCTGGCGCCGCCTGCGGCGCGCCGGGCCGGCCGCCGCCGCGGTGCCCACGCCCCATGCCGGGCGCAGCGCCGCGCTGCATGCCTTTGCGCGCAATGCCGCAGCCGTAGGCGCGGTGGTATTCCTGCTGGCCGTGCTGGCCATGGCGCTGCTCGCGCCCTGGCTGTTTCCGGGCGATCCGCTGGACATGGTGGCCACGCCGCTGCTGTGGCCCGGGCAGGACCCGGGGTTTGCGCTGGGCAGCGATTCGATGGGCCGCGACGTGCTGGCCGGCATTGCGCATGGCGCGCGCATGTCGCTGTCGGTGGGCGTGGTGGCCGCGGTGCTGAGCCTGCTGATCGGCATCGTGGTCGGCGCCACGGCCGGCTATTTCGGCGGCCGCGTCGACGATGTGCTGGTGCGCATCACCGAGCTGTTCCAGACCATGCCCTCGTTCCTGTTCGTGATCGTGGTGGTGGCCATCGGCCAGCCGTCGATGGCGGTGATCGTGCTGGCCATCGGCCTGGCTTCGTGGCCGGTGATCGCGCGCCTGGTGCGCGCCGAGTTCCGCACGCTGCGCGAGATGGAGTTCGTGCTGGCCGCGCGCAGCCAGGGCTTCGGCCACCTGCGCATCATGCTGCAGGAGATGCTGCCCAACGCGCTGCCGCCGGTCATCGTGACCACCTCGGTGCTGGTGGCCAGCGCCATCCTGATCGAATCGGCGCTGTCCTTCCTGGGCATGGGCGATCCGAACACCGTGAGCTGGGGCAGCATGATCGGCGAGGGCCGCGAACTGCTGCGCACCTCGTGGTACCTGTGCGCGCTGCCCGGCACGGCCATCGTGCTGACGGTGCTGGCGCTCAATCTCGTGGGCGAAGGCCTCAACGATGCCCTCAACCCCCGACTGCGCAACCGCTGACATGGCACCCGAACTCCTTGCTCCCCCCGCGCCGCTGCTCGATATCCGCGGCCTCGACATCCAGTTCCGCGGCGCGCACGGCCCCATCCAGGCGGTGCGCGGGCTCGACCTGCAGATCCAGCGCGGCGAAACGCTGGCACTGGTGGGCGAATCGGGCTGCGGCAAATCGACGACGGCGCTGTCGATCCTGCGGCTGCTGGCGCCGGGCGCCACGCTGCGCGGCAACATCCTGTTCGACGGGCGCGACATCCTGGCCATGGCGCCGGCCGCGCTGCGCGCGCTGCGCGGGCGCGACATCGCCATGGTGTTCCAGGAGCCGATGACCTCGCTGAACCCGGTGCACAGCATCGGCGCGCAGATCGTGGAAACACTGCGCCAGCACGAGCCCCTGTCCGCGGCGGCCGCGCGCCGGCGCGCCGTCGAGCTGCTCGACCTGGTGCGCATTCCCGAGCCGCAGCGCCGCCTGGGCGACTTTCCGCACCACCTCTCGGGCGGCCAGCGCCAGCGCGTGATGATTGCGATGGCCATGGCCTGCCGCCCGCGGCTGCTGGTGGCCGACGAGCCGACCACCGCGCTCGACGTGACGGTGCAGGCGCAGATCCTCGAGCTGCTCGACGGCCTGCGCCGCGAGTTCGACATGGCGCTGCTGCTGATCACCCATGACCTGGGCCTGGTGGCGCAATGGGCCGACCGCGTGGCCGTGATGTACGGCGGCGAAAAAGTGGAGGAGGCGGCCACGGCACAGCTGTTTGCCGCGCCCGGCCATGCCTATACGCGCGGGCTGCTGGGCGCCTCGCTGCATGGCGGCCGCGAACTGCATTACACCGCCGAGCGCCTGCCCGAGATCCGCGTGGCCACCGATGCGGCGACGCGCGAGCGCCGTTTCACGCTGCACCGGCCCGTGGCGCCCGCGCGGCGGGCTGCGCCGGCTGCCAACACCGCGCTGCTGTCGGTGCAGGAGCTGCGCACCAGCTATGCCACGCGCGCCGGCGGCGTGGTGCACGCGGTCGATGGCGTGTCGTTCGACATCGCGCCGGGCGAGACGCTGGGTCTGGTCGGCGAGTCGGGCTGCGGCAAGTCGACGCTGTCGCGCACGCTGCTGCGCCTGCTCGATCCCGACAGCGGGCGCATCGTGCTCGATGGCACCGATATCGCGGCGCTCGACGCGCGCGCGCTCAAGCCCTGGCGCCCGCGCATCCAGATGGTGTTCCAGGACCCGTATGCCTCGCTCAATCCGCGGCGCAGCGTGTTCGACATCCTCGACAGCGTGCTGCGCGTGCATGGCGTGGCGCAGCGCGAGGAGCGCCGCCAGCGCATCGCGGCGATGCTCGAGCGCGTGGGCCTGCCGGCCGATGCCGCGGCGCGCTACCCGAACGAGTTCTCGGGCGGCCAGCGCCAGCGCATCGGCATCGCGCGCGCGCTGATCGTGCGGCCCGCGCTGGTGGTGCTGGACGAGCCGGTGTCGGCACTCGATGTGTCGGTGCAGGCGCAGATCCTGAACCTGCTGGTCGAGCTCAAGGAGGACTTCGGGCTGTCCTATCTGTTCATCTCGCACGACCTGTCGGTGGTGCGTTACTTTGCCGACCGGGTGCTGGTGATGCACCAGGGCCGGATCGTCGAGTCCGGCAGCCACGAGGACATCTGGCAGCGGCCGCAGCACGCCTACACGCGCAGCCTGATTGCCGCCGTGCCCGGCGCGCAGCAGCGCCGCGCAGCCTGAAGCTCGGGGCGCGCAGCCCGGGGCACGCAGCCCGCGGCGCTCAGGCGGCTTGCAGGTGGGCATGCTGCCCCAGCCAGGGCAGCAGCGCCGCCTTGTCCATGGGCCGGGCGATATGGTAGCCCTGGCCTTCGTGGCAGCCCATGGCGCGCAGCGCATGCCAGGCGGCCGCATCCTCTATGCCCTCGGCCAGCACGCTCAAGCCCAGCTTGCGTCCCAGTTGCGCGACCATTTCGGCGATGCGCGCGCCATGCGGATCGCCAAGCTGGCGCGTGAAGGAGCGGTCGATCTTGATGCGGTCCAGCGGCAGGCGTTCGAGATAGCTCAGCGATGAATAGCCGGTGCCAAAGTCATCGATGGCAATCGAGATGCCCTCGGCGCGCAAGGCGCAGAGCGTGAGGTCCAGCAGCTGGGTCGGAAGCGCCGCCACCGATTCGGTGATCTCCAGTTCCAGATGCCGCCCCTGCAAGCCGTGCGCCGCGAGCGCCGCGCACACCAGGTCGAAGAAGCCCGGGTCGCGCAACTGCACGGTCGAGACATTGACCGCCATGCGCCGCGGCGCCAGCCCGGCGTCAAGCAGTTCGCGCATGGTCGCGCAGGCGGTCTCCAGCACCCATTGTCCCAGCGCCACGATCAGGCCCGAATGCTCGGCCACGGGAATGAACTGGTCTGGCGGAATGAAGCGCTGGTCCTCGGTGCGCCAGCGCAGCAGCGCCTCGAGCCCGGTGACCTGGCGCGTGCCGAGCTCGAGCTGCGGCTGGTACACCAGGAACAGCTGCTGCTTCTCGATGGCATCGCGCAGCTCCGACAGCAGCCGCGCGCGCGCACGCGCCTCGGTGCCCATCTGGTCGGCATATTGCAGGTATTGGCCGCGGTGGTCGCGTTTGGCGCGCTTGAGCGCAATCGTCGCATCCTTGATCAGAT
This window encodes:
- the nikR gene encoding nickel-responsive transcriptional regulator NikR, which gives rise to MQRFTISLQDRLAQEFDAYMARTGHSNRSEAIRDLLLTHLGQQREAAQAMGPCVANLSYVYDHHERELSERLARLQHAHHHLTIATTHVHLDHSRCLETVMLKGPAEQVRQFANQLMAERGVHHGQLNVVMGSDAADTHQHRHA
- a CDS encoding ABC transporter permease, translated to MNLLKAGRVLRRTLWQAVPTVIGVVILNFCLLQLVPGDAADVIAAESGSATAESMAQLRSHFGLDLPVLEQLGAYLDNLAHFSLGTSPRYNLPVTELIASRLPNTLLLMLAALGTALVAGVLLGSLMASRVGRWPDRVLSVLALLLYSTPSFWLGLMAVVLFSVHLGWLPTGGSASIGVQMTGWDSLVDRLRHLVLPALAMSGFYVAIFARLTRASMLEVSRQDFVRTAMAKGLHPLRVTLGHVLRNALIPVTTVAGMHFGTLLGGAVVVETVFSWPGLGRLAFESVMARDYTVLLGILLLSSLLVILANMLVDLLHAWLDPRIQLR
- a CDS encoding ABC transporter permease encodes the protein MSTPFPVTDARPAPALPTLWRRLRRAGPAAAAVPTPHAGRSAALHAFARNAAAVGAVVFLLAVLAMALLAPWLFPGDPLDMVATPLLWPGQDPGFALGSDSMGRDVLAGIAHGARMSLSVGVVAAVLSLLIGIVVGATAGYFGGRVDDVLVRITELFQTMPSFLFVIVVVAIGQPSMAVIVLAIGLASWPVIARLVRAEFRTLREMEFVLAARSQGFGHLRIMLQEMLPNALPPVIVTTSVLVASAILIESALSFLGMGDPNTVSWGSMIGEGRELLRTSWYLCALPGTAIVLTVLALNLVGEGLNDALNPRLRNR
- a CDS encoding ABC transporter ATP-binding protein, encoding MAPELLAPPAPLLDIRGLDIQFRGAHGPIQAVRGLDLQIQRGETLALVGESGCGKSTTALSILRLLAPGATLRGNILFDGRDILAMAPAALRALRGRDIAMVFQEPMTSLNPVHSIGAQIVETLRQHEPLSAAAARRRAVELLDLVRIPEPQRRLGDFPHHLSGGQRQRVMIAMAMACRPRLLVADEPTTALDVTVQAQILELLDGLRREFDMALLLITHDLGLVAQWADRVAVMYGGEKVEEAATAQLFAAPGHAYTRGLLGASLHGGRELHYTAERLPEIRVATDAATRERRFTLHRPVAPARRAAPAANTALLSVQELRTSYATRAGGVVHAVDGVSFDIAPGETLGLVGESGCGKSTLSRTLLRLLDPDSGRIVLDGTDIAALDARALKPWRPRIQMVFQDPYASLNPRRSVFDILDSVLRVHGVAQREERRQRIAAMLERVGLPADAAARYPNEFSGGQRQRIGIARALIVRPALVVLDEPVSALDVSVQAQILNLLVELKEDFGLSYLFISHDLSVVRYFADRVLVMHQGRIVESGSHEDIWQRPQHAYTRSLIAAVPGAQQRRAA
- a CDS encoding putative bifunctional diguanylate cyclase/phosphodiesterase, which gives rise to MWSEPAPGPRAVPGARVAAPDDTPAWRVLVVDNDPDVHAATCAALEGQLLFGRPLVFMHAFSGDEARALLLREHDLAMVLIDVVSEPGSSGLELVDFIRHSAGLGNTRIVLRTGRPGQVPDLETLLRYDINDYRTKAELTRDRLLAMVVTAVRSYKQLCAVHASAYHDPLVNLPNRAHFIDRVNACEQRGLDDHMVALIDIDDFSATNDMMGHHFGDRLLEQVARRLESSLPAGVLLARLGADTFAVLGPVPQVQPRRLLECVRQPLHFEGVAHKVSLTCGYVLLPKAPQPGADLIKDATIALKRAKRDHRGQYLQYADQMGTEARARARLLSELRDAIEKQQLFLVYQPQLELGTRQVTGLEALLRWRTEDQRFIPPDQFIPVAEHSGLIVALGQWVLETACATMRELLDAGLAPRRMAVNVSTVQLRDPGFFDLVCAALAAHGLQGRHLELEITESVAALPTQLLDLTLCALRAEGISIAIDDFGTGYSSLSYLERLPLDRIKIDRSFTRQLGDPHGARIAEMVAQLGRKLGLSVLAEGIEDAAAWHALRAMGCHEGQGYHIARPMDKAALLPWLGQHAHLQAA